From the Acidilutibacter cellobiosedens genome, one window contains:
- a CDS encoding ABC transporter ATP-binding protein, translating into MLEIKEISAGYGATEVLHGISLTVEEGKITTLIGGNGAGKTTTLNCIMGVVKTLGGSITWKNRDISKLKTSGIVGMGISLIPEGRHIFPQMTVMENLEMGAYNRIDKKEIIREDLAWVLDLFPVLKSRYKQFAGTMSGGEQQMLAIGRSLMGNPELILMDEPSMGLAPIIVDEVFDIIHKIQNMGKTILLVEQNATLALSSAHYGYVIELGKIVLKGTGQELLNNPEVEKAYLGL; encoded by the coding sequence ATGCTAGAAATAAAAGAAATTAGTGCCGGTTACGGGGCTACCGAGGTACTCCACGGAATATCTTTAACGGTTGAGGAAGGGAAAATAACAACTCTTATTGGCGGGAACGGAGCAGGGAAAACTACTACTTTAAATTGTATTATGGGTGTGGTTAAAACTTTAGGTGGTAGTATTACTTGGAAGAATAGGGATATCAGTAAGTTGAAAACTTCCGGAATTGTTGGAATGGGAATATCCCTTATACCTGAAGGAAGACATATTTTTCCCCAGATGACTGTAATGGAGAACCTGGAGATGGGGGCTTACAATCGTATAGATAAAAAAGAAATAATAAGAGAGGACTTGGCTTGGGTACTCGATCTCTTTCCGGTCTTAAAATCAAGATATAAACAGTTTGCGGGAACTATGTCCGGAGGAGAACAGCAGATGCTGGCTATAGGGAGATCCTTAATGGGAAATCCGGAGCTGATACTTATGGATGAACCTTCTATGGGATTGGCACCCATAATAGTTGATGAAGTTTTTGATATAATTCATAAAATACAGAATATGGGCAAGACCATTTTACTTGTAGAACAAAATGCAACATTGGCTTTAAGCAGTGCCCATTACGGTTATGTTATAGAACTGGGGAAAATAGTATTAAAAGGAACCGGACAGGAATTATTGAATAATCCTGAAGTGGAAAAGGCATATTTGGGCTTATAG
- a CDS encoding ABC transporter ATP-binding protein encodes MPLELNILTIKGISVRFGGLQVLNNIDIQVNRNTIHGIIGPNGAGKTTLFNVITGLIRSDSGTISLEGKELPYVKPYQLVSLGFARTFQNIRLFKEMSVLDNVMIGQHIHTPTPIFSIMINGKKSRHYEKVAKEKALEALKFMGIEEKAQETVSNLSYGQQKLVEFARALAAQPKIILLDEPAAGMHPTEKANLLNIVDRLREKGYTIILIEHDMKLVMNICDMISVLDHGKVITQGRPEEVRNNKDVISAYLGKGEYVNARNKRN; translated from the coding sequence ATGCCTCTTGAATTAAATATTTTGACTATAAAGGGAATTTCTGTACGATTTGGCGGATTGCAGGTCTTAAATAATATTGATATTCAGGTTAATAGAAATACTATACATGGAATTATCGGCCCCAACGGAGCAGGTAAAACAACTCTTTTTAACGTAATCACCGGGCTAATCAGATCTGATTCAGGGACTATTTCCTTGGAAGGAAAAGAACTACCTTATGTAAAGCCCTATCAGCTTGTTTCCTTAGGGTTTGCCCGTACTTTTCAAAATATAAGATTATTTAAGGAAATGTCCGTTTTGGATAATGTGATGATAGGTCAACATATTCATACACCAACGCCGATTTTTTCAATTATGATAAATGGCAAAAAATCCCGGCATTATGAAAAGGTTGCAAAGGAAAAGGCCTTAGAAGCTCTGAAATTTATGGGCATAGAGGAAAAAGCTCAGGAAACTGTAAGCAATTTGTCTTACGGTCAACAAAAGCTGGTTGAATTTGCTCGGGCTTTAGCTGCTCAGCCTAAAATAATACTTCTGGACGAACCGGCTGCAGGGATGCATCCCACAGAGAAGGCAAATCTGTTAAACATTGTAGATAGGCTTCGGGAAAAGGGATATACGATTATATTAATCGAACATGATATGAAATTAGTTATGAATATATGTGATATGATTTCTGTGCTTGACCATGGAAAGGTAATTACTCAGGGCAGACCGGAAGAGGTTCGCAACAATAAAGATGTAATAAGCGCTTATTTAGGAAAGGGTGAATATGTGAATGCTAGAAATAAAAGAAATTAG
- a CDS encoding branched-chain amino acid ABC transporter permease translates to MKKNKKIFLMIAVCVLILTLPLYINNLYYLHIINLAGIYTLVTIGLNLLSGYTGQTSMGQAGFFAVGTYVSALMMMNFNFPFLVAIIIGTVATAACGLIISIPAMKLSGPYLVLATVGFGEITRLVLLNWTPVTKGAAGLTGIPYPEIFGLKITSEGQFFYLILIFVILGTYIAVRLAKSKIGRTFSAIREDDLAAEAMGVPVNYYKIAAFVISAMFAGLAGGLFGAFSGVASPDNFTFDDSVAFLCMSVIGGNRTILGGIAGAFVLTIISELLRVFQGTRLIIYGFILIFTVIYMPNGLVGIMDNIKKNYRKNNKINE, encoded by the coding sequence ATGAAAAAAAACAAAAAGATTTTTTTAATGATAGCTGTCTGTGTACTGATTTTGACCCTGCCCCTTTATATAAATAACCTTTATTATTTGCACATTATAAATTTAGCTGGTATTTATACATTGGTGACTATAGGTTTAAATCTATTAAGCGGATATACAGGCCAGACATCTATGGGACAAGCGGGTTTTTTTGCAGTTGGAACATATGTATCGGCACTTATGATGATGAATTTTAATTTTCCGTTTTTAGTTGCAATTATTATTGGTACAGTTGCTACTGCAGCTTGCGGATTGATTATCAGTATTCCGGCTATGAAATTATCAGGCCCTTATTTAGTATTGGCTACGGTTGGATTTGGCGAAATTACAAGACTTGTCCTCCTTAACTGGACACCGGTTACAAAAGGGGCGGCTGGCCTTACCGGAATACCATATCCTGAGATTTTCGGATTGAAAATAACATCGGAAGGACAGTTTTTCTACCTAATACTGATCTTTGTAATTCTTGGCACTTATATAGCAGTCCGTCTGGCAAAATCCAAAATAGGAAGAACTTTTTCCGCTATCAGAGAAGATGATTTGGCTGCCGAAGCTATGGGCGTGCCGGTAAACTATTACAAAATTGCGGCTTTTGTAATAAGCGCTATGTTTGCCGGATTAGCAGGAGGATTATTCGGAGCTTTCTCTGGTGTAGCCAGTCCGGATAATTTTACATTTGATGATTCGGTTGCATTTTTATGTATGTCCGTTATAGGAGGAAACAGAACGATTTTAGGAGGAATCGCCGGAGCCTTTGTATTAACGATTATTTCTGAGCTTTTAAGAGTTTTTCAAGGAACGAGATTAATAATATATGGTTTTATCCTTATTTTTACAGTAATATATATGCCTAACGGTTTAGTGGGGATTATGGACAATATAAAAAAGAATTACAGGAAGAATAATAAGATTAATGAATAA